In Lactococcus garvieae subsp. garvieae, the following proteins share a genomic window:
- a CDS encoding ABC transporter substrate-binding protein: MKKKTLTIIGLLFIAVSLSSCTKNKHVTQEGNQSQVEITTPQGEKVKIPQNIQRVVSLSPAVTQVINDLGQKDKLIAVDTQSPKYVKGLEKVQQTDLMNLDLEKIMALKPELLFVSDLTLFQSEDKIKKLQDKGTAVVVLPTEKNFKEIEDNICLVATALNQKEKGEQVTRQMEKDIAAFKEQATKISPKKRVLFEIAASPEIYSMGKDTYINEMIETIGAENVMAKEAGAIKVSEEAAIMANPDVILTNVEYVPDPINDILRLKGWEEVTAVKNKAVYSIDNERSSLPNQHIVKAMTEMAKAVYPDVYKNFK; encoded by the coding sequence ATGAAAAAGAAAACACTAACGATAATTGGTTTGCTGTTTATAGCGGTCAGTTTATCATCATGTACAAAAAATAAACATGTGACTCAGGAAGGAAACCAATCTCAAGTTGAAATTACGACACCACAAGGTGAAAAAGTAAAAATTCCGCAAAATATTCAGAGAGTTGTGTCACTCTCACCCGCAGTGACACAAGTGATTAACGATCTTGGACAAAAAGATAAACTTATTGCTGTAGATACGCAAAGTCCTAAGTATGTTAAGGGTTTGGAAAAAGTGCAGCAGACAGACCTTATGAACCTGGATCTTGAAAAAATAATGGCGCTCAAGCCAGAACTTTTATTTGTGAGTGATTTGACCCTGTTCCAATCGGAAGATAAAATTAAGAAACTCCAGGATAAAGGAACGGCAGTTGTTGTCTTACCTACAGAAAAGAATTTTAAAGAAATCGAAGATAATATTTGCCTTGTGGCGACAGCTTTAAACCAAAAAGAAAAAGGGGAGCAAGTGACGCGTCAGATGGAGAAAGACATCGCTGCTTTTAAAGAACAAGCCACAAAAATAAGTCCTAAGAAAAGAGTGCTGTTTGAAATCGCTGCTTCTCCAGAAATTTATAGTATGGGAAAGGATACTTATATCAATGAGATGATTGAAACGATTGGAGCTGAGAATGTGATGGCCAAAGAGGCAGGAGCAATCAAAGTTTCAGAAGAAGCAGCAATTATGGCTAATCCAGATGTGATCTTAACAAATGTAGAATATGTTCCGGATCCTATTAATGATATTTTAAGATTGAAAGGTTGGGAAGAGGTGACAGCAGTAAAAAATAAAGCTGTTTACTCTATTGATAACGAAAGAAGTTCGCTTCCCAATCAACATATAGTAAAGGCAATGACAGAAATGGCCAAAGCGGTATATCCTGATGTATACAAAAATTTCAAATAA